One Pseudomonas sp. FP1742 genomic window carries:
- a CDS encoding acyl-CoA dehydrogenase family protein — translation MIPRTLFSPDHELFRDSVRTFLEKEALPFHGQWEKQGYIDRNLWNKAGEAGMLCSHLPEEYGGLGADFLYSTVVIEEIGRLGLTGIGFSLHSDIVAPYILHYGSEALKHKYLPKLVSGEMVTAIAMTEPGAGSDLQGVKTTAVLEGDEYVINGSKTFITNGFLADLVIVVAKTDPKAGAKGTSLFLVEANTPGFAKGKRLEKVGMKAQDTSELFFQDVRVPKENLLGQAGMGFAYLMQELPQERLTVAVGGLASAEAALQWTLDYTRERKAFGKAIADFQNTRFKLAEMATEIQIGRVFVDRCLELHLQGKLDVPTAAMAKYWGTDLQCKVLDECVQLHGGYGFMWEYPIARAWADARVQRIYAGTNEIMKEIIARSL, via the coding sequence ATGATCCCCAGAACCTTGTTCAGCCCCGACCACGAACTTTTTCGCGACAGCGTGCGAACGTTCCTCGAAAAAGAGGCCTTGCCGTTCCATGGGCAATGGGAAAAACAAGGCTATATCGACCGCAATCTCTGGAACAAGGCGGGGGAGGCGGGGATGCTCTGTTCCCATCTGCCGGAAGAATACGGCGGGCTGGGCGCTGACTTTCTCTACAGCACGGTGGTGATCGAGGAGATCGGCCGCCTGGGGTTGACCGGGATCGGCTTTTCTCTCCATTCGGACATTGTTGCGCCTTACATCCTGCATTACGGCAGTGAAGCGCTGAAGCACAAATACCTGCCCAAGCTGGTGTCTGGCGAAATGGTGACGGCCATTGCCATGACCGAGCCGGGTGCCGGTTCCGATCTGCAAGGGGTGAAAACCACCGCCGTGCTGGAGGGTGACGAATACGTGATCAACGGTTCGAAGACCTTCATCACCAACGGCTTTCTGGCTGACCTGGTGATCGTTGTGGCCAAGACTGATCCCAAGGCGGGGGCGAAGGGCACCAGTCTGTTTCTGGTGGAGGCCAACACGCCGGGTTTCGCCAAGGGCAAGCGTCTGGAAAAGGTCGGCATGAAGGCTCAAGACACCTCGGAGCTGTTCTTTCAGGACGTTCGAGTGCCCAAGGAAAACCTGCTGGGCCAGGCCGGGATGGGCTTCGCTTACCTGATGCAAGAGTTGCCGCAGGAGCGCTTGACGGTCGCGGTGGGTGGCTTGGCGTCAGCCGAAGCGGCGTTGCAATGGACGCTGGATTACACCCGTGAGCGCAAGGCGTTCGGCAAGGCTATCGCCGACTTCCAGAATACCCGCTTCAAGCTCGCTGAAATGGCGACCGAGATCCAGATCGGCCGGGTCTTCGTCGATCGTTGCCTGGAACTGCATCTGCAAGGCAAGCTCGACGTGCCGACGGCGGCGATGGCCAAGTACTGGGGCACCGACCTGCAATGCAAGGTGCTCGACGAATGCGTGCAGTTGCATGGCGGTTACGGCTTCATGTGGGAATACCCGATCGCCCGGGCATGGGCGGATGCGCGGGTGCAGCGGATCTATGCCGGGACCAATGAAATCATGAAGGAGATTATTGCGCGGTCGCTGTAA
- the rplM gene encoding 50S ribosomal protein L13: protein MKTFTAKPETVKRDWFVVDAAGQTLGRLATEIASRLRGKHKAEYTPHVDTGDYIVVINAEQVRVTGAKTTDKMYYSHSGFPGGIKSINFEKLIAKAPERVIETAVKGMLPKNPLGRDMYRKLKVYAGAAHPHTAQQPQELKF from the coding sequence ATGAAAACTTTTACTGCTAAACCGGAAACAGTAAAGCGCGACTGGTTTGTCGTCGACGCTGCTGGTCAGACCCTGGGTCGTCTGGCCACTGAAATCGCGAGCCGTCTGCGTGGCAAGCACAAGGCTGAGTACACTCCTCACGTTGACACCGGCGACTACATCGTCGTAATCAACGCCGAGCAAGTACGTGTTACTGGCGCTAAAACCACTGACAAAATGTACTACTCCCACTCCGGTTTCCCGGGCGGCATCAAGTCGATCAACTTCGAAAAGCTGATCGCTAAAGCCCCTGAGCGCGTGATCGAGACCGCGGTCAAAGGCATGCTGCCTAAGAACCCGCTGGGTCGCGACATGTATCGTAAGCTGAAAGTCTATGCGGGCGCTGCTCACCCTCATACTGCTCAGCAGCCCCAAGAACTGAAGTTTTAA
- a CDS encoding GlxA family transcriptional regulator, whose translation MASLRYGKQLGQGLTPAFETRLVSPDGKPVNSFSDVIMPVDGGLENADVIILPAFWDDFDTLCKRYPQVLPWLREQHARGAVLCGEATGVFWLAEAGLLNGKEATTYWRFFNAFAERFPQVQLNQDKHLTDADNLYCAGGTTSACDLYIYLIERFCGANVAQAVARDILYEVQRSYAPGRIGFGGQKLHQDVIILQIQHWLEEHFADKFRFEDVAREHGMSIRNFMRRFQTATGDKPLHYLQRLRIETAKGLLSGSRKSIKTISYEVGYDDASFFARLFRQHTELSPNQYRQQFQQAA comes from the coding sequence CTGGCCAGCCTGCGCTATGGCAAACAACTGGGCCAAGGCCTGACACCGGCGTTTGAAACCCGGTTGGTCAGCCCCGACGGCAAACCGGTGAACAGCTTCAGCGACGTGATCATGCCGGTGGACGGCGGCCTGGAAAATGCCGATGTCATCATCCTCCCCGCCTTCTGGGACGATTTCGACACTCTATGCAAACGTTATCCACAGGTCCTGCCATGGCTGCGCGAGCAACACGCCCGTGGCGCCGTGCTTTGCGGCGAGGCCACGGGGGTGTTCTGGCTCGCCGAAGCCGGGCTGCTCAACGGCAAGGAAGCGACCACTTACTGGCGTTTCTTCAACGCCTTCGCCGAACGCTTCCCGCAGGTTCAGCTCAATCAGGACAAACACCTGACCGACGCCGACAACCTGTATTGCGCCGGCGGCACCACCTCGGCCTGTGACCTCTACATTTACCTGATCGAGCGCTTTTGCGGCGCCAACGTCGCCCAGGCCGTGGCCCGCGACATTCTCTACGAAGTGCAGCGCAGCTATGCGCCGGGACGAATCGGCTTCGGCGGGCAAAAACTTCATCAGGACGTGATCATCCTGCAAATCCAGCATTGGCTCGAAGAGCACTTCGCCGATAAATTCCGCTTCGAAGACGTGGCCCGCGAACACGGCATGAGCATCCGCAACTTCATGCGCCGCTTCCAGACCGCCACCGGCGACAAGCCGCTGCATTACCTGCAACGGCTGCGCATCGAGACGGCCAAGGGCTTGCTGTCCGGCAGCCGCAAGAGCATCAAGACCATCAGCTATGAAGTCGGTTACGACGATGCGAGCTTCTTCGCCCGGCTGTTCCGCCAGCATACGGAGCTGTCGCCGAACCAGTATCGGCAGCAGTTTCAGCAGGCGGCTTAA
- a CDS encoding cytochrome c1: protein MKKLFAVLILAAMPVLSFAAEPGGPELEKVDIDVSDKAAMQDGARTFANYCMGCHSAKFQRYERVADDLGIPHELMLEKLVFTGAKIGDHMSIGMQPADAKAWFGAAPPDLTLVARVRGTDWLYGYLRSFYEDPSRPWGVNNKVFPNVGMPNVLVGLQGRQVVGCKQIQVVDEGKKQYDPLTGTALTHEACDQLTVLPKTGTLTEEQFNEKVKNLVTFLAYSANPVKLQHQRIGTYVLLYLAFFFVFAYLLKREYWKDVH from the coding sequence ATGAAAAAGCTATTTGCTGTACTGATTCTTGCGGCGATGCCTGTACTGTCCTTTGCGGCCGAACCGGGTGGGCCCGAGCTGGAAAAGGTCGACATCGACGTTTCCGACAAAGCCGCCATGCAAGACGGCGCGCGTACATTCGCCAACTACTGCATGGGCTGCCACAGTGCCAAGTTCCAGCGCTACGAGCGTGTCGCCGATGACCTCGGCATTCCTCATGAGCTGATGCTCGAGAAACTGGTGTTCACTGGCGCCAAGATTGGCGACCACATGAGCATCGGCATGCAGCCGGCTGACGCCAAGGCCTGGTTCGGTGCGGCGCCGCCCGACCTGACCCTGGTGGCTCGTGTGCGTGGCACTGACTGGCTCTACGGCTACCTGCGTTCGTTCTATGAAGACCCGTCGCGCCCATGGGGTGTGAACAACAAGGTGTTCCCGAACGTCGGCATGCCTAATGTTCTGGTCGGCTTGCAGGGTCGTCAGGTGGTAGGCTGTAAACAGATTCAAGTCGTCGACGAAGGTAAGAAGCAATACGATCCTCTGACCGGCACCGCCTTGACCCATGAGGCGTGCGATCAGCTGACTGTATTGCCGAAAACCGGCACGCTGACCGAAGAGCAGTTCAACGAGAAGGTCAAGAATCTGGTGACCTTCCTGGCCTATTCGGCCAACCCGGTGAAGCTGCAGCATCAGCGCATCGGTACCTATGTGTTGCTGTACCTGGCGTTCTTCTTCGTATTCGCTTACTTGCTCAAGCGTGAATACTGGAAAGACGTCCATTGA
- the petA gene encoding ubiquinol-cytochrome c reductase iron-sulfur subunit: MSNDGVNAGRRRFLVAATSVVGAAGAVGAAVPFVGSWFPSAKAKAAGAPVKVNVSKIEPGQQMIAEWRGQPVFIVRRTEEILGNLKKIEGQLSDPTSKNSTQPAYVDPQTRSIKPQVLLLIGICTHLGCSPTFRPEVAPADLGKDWVGGYFCPCHGSHYDLAGRVYKSQPAPLNLPVPPHSYETDDIIVIGVDTEKA; the protein is encoded by the coding sequence ATGAGCAATGACGGCGTGAATGCAGGCCGGCGTCGCTTCTTGGTAGCAGCCACATCCGTGGTGGGTGCTGCAGGAGCGGTGGGGGCTGCGGTCCCGTTCGTGGGGTCATGGTTTCCCAGTGCCAAGGCGAAAGCCGCAGGTGCACCGGTGAAAGTGAATGTCAGCAAAATCGAGCCAGGTCAGCAAATGATTGCTGAGTGGCGCGGCCAGCCGGTGTTCATCGTCCGCCGTACCGAGGAAATCCTGGGGAATCTGAAAAAGATCGAGGGCCAGTTGTCTGACCCCACCTCCAAGAACTCGACACAACCGGCTTATGTCGACCCGCAAACGCGTTCGATCAAGCCGCAAGTCCTGCTGCTGATCGGTATCTGTACTCACCTGGGGTGCTCACCGACCTTCCGTCCGGAAGTGGCACCTGCCGATCTGGGCAAGGATTGGGTCGGGGGCTACTTCTGCCCTTGCCACGGTTCCCACTACGATTTGGCTGGCCGCGTCTACAAGTCGCAACCCGCGCCTTTGAACCTGCCAGTTCCCCCGCATTCCTATGAGACCGATGACATCATTGTCATTGGCGTCGATACGGAGAAAGCGTGA
- the zapE gene encoding cell division protein ZapE translates to MTPLERYQADLKRPEFFHDAAQETAVRHLQRLYDDLVAASQNKPGLLGKLFGKKDQVPVKGLYFWGGVGRGKTYLVDTFFEALPFKEKTRTHFHRFMKRVHEEMKTLGGEKNPLTIIAKRFSDESRVICFDEFFVSDITDAMILGTLMEELFKNGVTLVATSNIVPDGLYKDGLQRARFLPAIALIKQNTEIVNVDSGVDYRLRHLEQAELFHFPLDEAAQESLRKSFRALTPECTAAIENDVLVIENREIRAVRTCDDVAWFDFRELCDGPRSQNDYIELGKIFHAVLLSNVEQMSVTTDDIARRFINMVDEFYDRNVKLIISAEVELKDLYTGGRLTFEFQRTLSRLLEMQSHEFLSRAHKP, encoded by the coding sequence ATGACGCCCCTAGAACGATATCAAGCTGATCTGAAACGCCCGGAATTCTTCCATGATGCAGCCCAGGAAACGGCGGTGCGTCATTTGCAGCGCCTGTACGACGATCTGGTCGCAGCCTCGCAGAACAAGCCAGGCCTGCTCGGCAAACTATTTGGCAAGAAAGACCAGGTGCCGGTCAAGGGTCTGTACTTCTGGGGCGGCGTTGGTCGCGGCAAGACTTACCTGGTCGACACCTTCTTCGAAGCGCTGCCGTTCAAGGAAAAGACCCGCACTCACTTCCACCGCTTCATGAAGCGCGTACACGAAGAAATGAAGACGCTGGGCGGCGAGAAAAACCCGCTGACCATCATCGCCAAGCGTTTCTCCGACGAATCGCGAGTGATTTGTTTCGATGAGTTTTTCGTCTCCGACATCACCGACGCCATGATCCTGGGCACGCTGATGGAAGAGCTGTTCAAGAACGGCGTGACCCTGGTCGCGACCTCGAACATCGTGCCGGACGGTCTGTACAAGGACGGTCTGCAACGAGCGCGCTTCCTGCCGGCCATTGCGCTGATCAAACAGAACACCGAGATCGTCAACGTCGACAGCGGCGTCGATTACCGTCTGCGTCACCTGGAGCAAGCGGAGCTGTTCCACTTCCCGCTGGACGAGGCCGCCCAGGAAAGCCTGCGCAAGAGCTTCCGGGCCCTGACGCCGGAATGCACGGCAGCCATCGAGAACGATGTACTGGTGATCGAGAATCGTGAAATCCGTGCCGTGCGTACCTGCGATGACGTGGCCTGGTTCGACTTCCGCGAGCTCTGCGACGGCCCACGTAGCCAGAACGATTACATCGAGCTGGGCAAGATCTTCCATGCTGTGTTGCTCAGCAATGTCGAGCAGATGAGTGTCACCACCGACGACATCGCCCGGCGTTTTATCAACATGGTCGACGAGTTCTACGACCGTAACGTGAAGCTGATCATCTCTGCCGAAGTCGAGCTTAAAGACCTCTACACCGGCGGTCGCCTGACCTTCGAGTTCCAGCGCACGCTTAGCCGCTTGCTGGAGATGCAATCACACGAGTTCCTGTCCCGGGCGCACAAGCCGTAA
- a CDS encoding cytochrome bc complex cytochrome b subunit codes for MSKFMDWVDARFPATKMWEDHLSKYYAPKNFNFFYFFGSLALLVLVNQIVTGVWLTMSYTPSAEEAFASVEYIMRDVEYGSILRLLHSTGASAFFIVVYLHMFRGLLYGSYQKPRELVWVFGMLIYLALMAEAFMGYLLPWGQMSYWGAQVIISLFGAIPVIGNDLTQWIRGDYLISGITLNRFFALHVVALPIVILGLVVLHILALHEVGSNNPDGVDIKKHKDENGVPLDGIAFHPYYTVKDIVGVVVFLFIFCTIVFFFPEMGGYFLEKPNFEVANAFKTPVHIAPVWYFTPFYAILRAVPDKLLGVVAMGASIALLFVLPWLDRSPVKSMRYKGWLSKIWLWVFCISFLILGWLGVMAPTPERTLLSQVCTFLYFAYFILMPFYTRLEKTKPVPERVTG; via the coding sequence ATGAGCAAGTTCATGGATTGGGTTGATGCGCGCTTTCCCGCAACCAAAATGTGGGAAGACCATCTCAGCAAGTATTACGCCCCGAAGAACTTCAACTTCTTCTATTTCTTTGGCTCCCTGGCGCTGCTCGTTCTGGTCAACCAGATCGTTACCGGTGTCTGGCTGACCATGAGCTACACCCCGTCGGCGGAAGAAGCGTTTGCTTCCGTCGAATACATCATGCGCGACGTCGAGTACGGCTCGATCCTGCGTCTGTTGCACTCCACCGGCGCTTCGGCGTTCTTCATCGTGGTTTATCTGCACATGTTCCGTGGCCTGCTCTACGGTTCGTACCAGAAGCCGCGCGAGCTGGTGTGGGTGTTCGGCATGCTGATCTACCTGGCGCTGATGGCTGAAGCCTTCATGGGTTACCTGCTGCCGTGGGGCCAGATGTCCTACTGGGGTGCCCAGGTGATCATCTCGCTGTTCGGTGCGATCCCGGTCATCGGTAACGACCTGACCCAGTGGATCCGTGGTGACTACCTGATTTCCGGTATTACCCTGAACCGCTTCTTCGCCCTGCATGTGGTGGCCTTGCCGATCGTGATCCTCGGTCTGGTGGTACTGCACATTCTGGCGCTGCACGAAGTCGGTTCGAACAACCCGGACGGCGTGGACATCAAGAAACACAAAGACGAAAACGGCGTACCGCTGGACGGCATTGCCTTCCACCCGTACTACACCGTGAAAGATATCGTCGGCGTGGTGGTGTTCCTGTTCATCTTCTGCACGATCGTATTCTTCTTCCCGGAAATGGGCGGCTACTTCCTCGAGAAGCCGAACTTTGAAGTGGCGAATGCCTTCAAGACTCCTGTGCACATCGCTCCGGTCTGGTACTTCACACCGTTCTACGCGATTCTGCGGGCGGTTCCGGACAAGCTCCTGGGTGTTGTTGCCATGGGTGCTTCGATTGCCTTGCTGTTCGTCCTGCCCTGGCTTGACCGTAGCCCGGTCAAGTCCATGCGCTACAAGGGCTGGCTGAGCAAGATCTGGCTCTGGGTGTTCTGCATCTCCTTCCTGATTCTTGGTTGGCTGGGTGTCATGGCGCCTACCCCGGAGCGTACGTTGCTGTCGCAGGTATGTACCTTCCTGTACTTCGCCTACTTCATTCTGATGCCGTTCTACACCAGGCTCGAGAAGACCAAACCGGTTCCGGAAAGGGTGACTGGCTGA
- a CDS encoding NADP(H)-dependent aldo-keto reductase — translation MDYRQLGRTDLNVSALCLGTMTWGEQNSEAEAFAQIERAKSAGINFIDTAEMYPVPPKAETYATTERYIGNYFKSRGDRADWILASKIAGPGNTIDYIRDKNLRHNRQHISEAVDASLKRLQTDYIDLYQLHWPERSTNFFGQLGYKHKIEANLTPLEDTLEALDEQVKAGKIRHIGLSNETPWGTMRFLALAEARGWPRAVSIQNPYNLLNRSFEVGLAEIAIREQCGLLAYSPLAFGFLSGKYEGGARPPKGRLSLYSRFSRYFNPQSEAACSRYVALARKHGLDPAQMALAFVTQQPFVTSNIIGATTLEQLDSNIASVDLKLSDEVLAGIEAIHQDQPNPAP, via the coding sequence ATGGACTATCGCCAGCTAGGCCGTACCGATCTGAACGTGAGTGCACTCTGCCTCGGCACCATGACCTGGGGCGAGCAAAACAGCGAGGCTGAAGCCTTCGCCCAGATCGAACGGGCCAAGAGCGCCGGGATCAATTTCATCGACACCGCCGAAATGTACCCGGTACCGCCCAAGGCCGAAACCTACGCCACCACCGAACGTTACATCGGCAACTATTTCAAAAGCCGCGGTGACCGCGCCGACTGGATCCTGGCGAGCAAGATCGCTGGCCCCGGCAACACCATCGATTACATTCGCGACAAAAACCTGCGGCACAACCGCCAACACATCAGCGAAGCCGTGGACGCCAGTCTCAAGCGCTTGCAGACCGATTACATCGACCTCTATCAACTGCACTGGCCGGAACGCAGCACCAATTTCTTCGGTCAGCTGGGTTACAAACACAAGATCGAAGCCAATCTAACGCCACTGGAAGACACCCTCGAAGCGCTGGACGAGCAGGTCAAGGCCGGCAAGATCCGCCACATCGGCCTGTCCAATGAAACCCCGTGGGGCACCATGCGCTTCCTCGCCCTCGCCGAAGCCCGTGGCTGGCCACGCGCGGTGTCGATCCAGAACCCCTACAACCTGCTCAATCGCAGCTTCGAAGTCGGCCTGGCGGAGATCGCGATCCGCGAACAATGCGGTCTGCTCGCCTACTCACCCTTGGCGTTCGGCTTCCTGTCGGGCAAATACGAAGGTGGCGCGCGCCCGCCCAAAGGTCGCCTGAGCCTCTACAGCCGCTTCAGCCGCTATTTCAACCCACAGTCGGAAGCAGCGTGCAGTCGTTACGTGGCACTGGCCCGTAAACACGGCCTGGACCCGGCGCAGATGGCGCTGGCGTTCGTCACACAACAGCCATTCGTGACCAGCAACATCATTGGCGCCACCACGCTTGAGCAACTGGACAGCAACATTGCCAGTGTCGATTTGAAGCTGTCGGATGAAGTGCTGGCAGGCATTGAGGCGATTCACCAGGATCAGCCGAATCCTGCGCCGTAA
- the rpsI gene encoding 30S ribosomal protein S9 produces MSATQNYGTGRRKTATARVFLRPGTGNISINNRSLDNFFGRETARMVVRQPLELTETVEKFDIYVTVIGGGVSGQAGAIRHGITRALMDYDETLRGALRKAGFVTRDAREVERKKVGLRKARKRPQYSKR; encoded by the coding sequence ATGTCGGCGACTCAAAATTACGGCACTGGCCGTCGCAAGACTGCAACCGCACGCGTTTTCCTGCGTCCGGGCACTGGTAACATCTCCATCAACAACCGTTCGCTGGATAATTTCTTCGGCCGCGAAACTGCCCGCATGGTAGTTCGTCAGCCGCTGGAATTGACTGAGACTGTCGAGAAGTTCGACATCTACGTCACCGTGATCGGCGGTGGTGTAAGTGGTCAAGCTGGCGCAATCCGCCACGGTATCACTCGCGCTCTGATGGACTACGACGAAACTCTGCGCGGTGCTCTGCGCAAAGCCGGCTTCGTAACCCGCGATGCACGTGAAGTTGAACGTAAGAAAGTCGGTCTGCGTAAAGCGCGTAAGCGTCCGCAGTACTCGAAGCGTTAA